One genomic window of Acidimicrobiales bacterium includes the following:
- a CDS encoding ABC transporter substrate-binding protein yields MSEPFDRRTFIARSVRTGGGLALLGSASAALAACGLGPQSSSASSAGVSQGTPRRGGTLSFATETDIEGFDPTRELWGVASLLSARAVYDNLAAVDASGAVRPYLAQSITANADYTRWAITVRRDVAFHDGSPLTATAVKTNLDALRTAPLIAPTLATIGAVDVVDPLTVVVSMRSPWAPFPFHLTGQAGVVVEPRTLLAGDADHRPVGTGPFVFERWAPGDVFTATRNSGYWRQGLPYLDKIQYEPIIDQQSREDRFTSGQVDMMHSSDTQNISNLRGDPSWVTIDDAHASTEPDMDFVLLNTAVPPTDDGRVRLALAHAIDKQRIINNVRNGIPPKSFGPFARGTAYHSSTGYAWFDLDKAKALVAQYQQDKGPVSVQLVTESSSKGRQLGRLIRGMWEKAGVQCQVVQVDRAQLVPRALQGSFQACTWRQFAAADPDLNYTSWTAETAAPVGQPGLNFARNRSPQVQQALDAGRSSGDARVRTAAYRALARTFAAELPYLWTNRAIWMVAAQRQVQNFAGATLPAGGKAQPMSRGVISPSEIWLNR; encoded by the coding sequence TTGTCCGAGCCCTTCGACCGTCGCACGTTCATCGCCCGGAGTGTCAGGACCGGTGGCGGCCTCGCGCTCCTGGGCAGCGCGTCCGCCGCCCTCGCCGCGTGTGGCCTCGGACCCCAATCCAGCTCGGCCAGCAGCGCCGGCGTCTCCCAGGGCACGCCACGGCGGGGCGGCACGCTCAGCTTTGCGACCGAGACCGATATCGAGGGATTCGACCCCACCCGGGAGCTCTGGGGCGTCGCCAGCCTGCTGAGCGCGCGCGCGGTCTACGACAACCTTGCCGCAGTGGATGCGAGCGGGGCTGTCAGGCCCTATCTCGCGCAGTCGATCACGGCCAACGCCGACTACACCAGGTGGGCAATCACGGTCCGGCGGGACGTGGCCTTCCATGACGGCAGCCCGCTGACGGCGACGGCTGTGAAGACCAACCTCGATGCTCTCCGCACCGCCCCGCTGATCGCTCCCACTCTCGCCACGATCGGTGCGGTCGATGTGGTCGACCCCCTGACAGTCGTGGTGTCGATGCGCTCCCCGTGGGCCCCTTTTCCCTTCCACCTGACCGGCCAGGCCGGCGTCGTCGTGGAGCCCAGGACCCTCCTCGCGGGCGACGCCGATCACAGACCGGTGGGGACGGGGCCGTTCGTGTTCGAACGCTGGGCGCCCGGCGACGTCTTCACGGCCACCCGCAACTCCGGCTATTGGCGGCAGGGACTGCCGTACCTCGACAAGATCCAGTACGAGCCCATCATCGACCAACAGTCGCGGGAGGACCGCTTCACGTCCGGACAAGTCGACATGATGCACAGCTCCGACACACAGAACATCTCCAACCTCCGAGGCGACCCCAGCTGGGTCACGATCGACGACGCACACGCCAGCACGGAGCCCGACATGGACTTCGTGCTGCTCAACACCGCGGTGCCGCCGACCGACGACGGCCGGGTGCGCCTGGCGTTGGCCCACGCCATCGACAAGCAGCGGATCATCAACAACGTTCGCAACGGCATCCCCCCCAAGTCTTTCGGCCCCTTCGCGAGGGGGACTGCGTACCACTCGTCCACGGGTTACGCCTGGTTCGACCTCGACAAGGCCAAGGCCCTGGTCGCCCAGTACCAGCAAGACAAGGGCCCGGTCTCCGTGCAGCTGGTCACGGAGAGCTCCTCGAAGGGCAGACAGCTCGGTCGGCTGATCCGCGGCATGTGGGAGAAGGCCGGCGTGCAGTGTCAGGTCGTCCAGGTCGACCGCGCCCAGCTCGTTCCCCGCGCCCTTCAGGGCAGTTTTCAGGCCTGCACCTGGCGCCAGTTCGCCGCGGCCGACCCCGACCTCAACTACACCTCGTGGACTGCCGAGACAGCCGCGCCGGTCGGCCAGCCAGGTCTCAACTTCGCCCGCAACCGGAGCCCGCAGGTCCAGCAGGCCCTCGATGCGGGCCGGTCCAGCGGCGACGCCAGGGTCAGGACCGCCGCCTATCGAGCCCTGGCCCGGACCTTCGCGGCCGAGCTGCCGTACCTGTGGACGAACCGCGCCATCTGGATGGTCGCCGCCCAGCGCCAGGTCCAGAACTTCGCCGGCGCGACCCTCCCGGCGGGCGGCAAGGCCCAACCCATGAGCCGGGGAGTGATCAGCCCAAGTGAGATCTGGCTGAACCGCTGA
- a CDS encoding FAD-dependent oxidoreductase, which translates to MADEYDVIVVGAGPAGEHAVGRCSDAGLSVAIVERELVGGECSYWACMPSKTLLRPGQVLAAARRVPGAAAAATGDLDVPAALARRDWMTAGWDDMGQVRWLDGVGATLVRGRGRLAGERRVEVEGRDGSRRTLSATRAVILATGSIPVIPPIEGLRDIRTWDNRDVTSAKRVPDRLLVLGGGAVGVEMAQA; encoded by the coding sequence ATGGCGGACGAATACGACGTGATCGTGGTGGGTGCAGGGCCGGCTGGGGAGCACGCGGTGGGTCGGTGCAGCGACGCCGGCCTCAGCGTGGCGATCGTCGAGCGCGAGCTCGTTGGTGGTGAGTGCTCGTACTGGGCATGCATGCCCAGCAAGACCCTCCTGCGTCCAGGCCAGGTCCTCGCCGCCGCCCGGCGCGTGCCGGGAGCCGCCGCTGCCGCCACCGGGGACCTCGACGTCCCGGCGGCGCTGGCCCGCCGGGACTGGATGACCGCGGGCTGGGACGACATGGGCCAGGTCCGGTGGCTCGACGGAGTGGGGGCCACCCTGGTCCGGGGCCGGGGCCGGCTGGCCGGCGAACGGCGGGTCGAGGTCGAAGGTCGCGACGGCTCCCGACGCACGTTGTCGGCGACCAGGGCGGTGATCCTGGCCACCGGGTCCATTCCGGTCATCCCGCCCATCGAGGGGCTGCGCGACATCCGAACGTGGGACAACCGAGACGTCACCTCGGCCAAACGCGTGCCTGACCGGCTCCTGGTGCTCGGCGGTGGCGCCGTCGGCGTGGAGATGGCGCAGGC
- a CDS encoding M23 family metallopeptidase, whose protein sequence is MSDSLYDWARQSGAHSVTDAARPGSAQLIDGIRPGPAEIVERATDSRSSLVRAAARLAVAADARSLPIERRLRHVIARRTAARLTSAPGAGASPHSILRKGLLSYSAALTAIGASVAVGVMPHPASLRLASGRDVRHSATTAPSPSALGGPPLTAPAPAPTTTIPAPAPPPTLATTTTTARKWPAPSAAATSASGSALPLPLQYLKNGSVDNGVDYSAPGGTPLYAMGPGTIIQEGIGGFGPNAPVLRITSGALAGRTVYYGHSGADLVHVGDQVVAGQQISIVGYGIVGISSGPHLEIGFWPVGGSGGGRPMLTYINSVVGHSTGG, encoded by the coding sequence GTGAGCGACAGCCTCTACGACTGGGCCCGGCAGAGCGGGGCGCACTCGGTGACTGACGCTGCTCGACCCGGATCAGCCCAGCTCATCGATGGAATCCGGCCCGGACCGGCCGAGATCGTCGAGCGGGCCACCGATTCTCGGTCCAGCCTCGTGCGGGCCGCAGCCCGACTCGCCGTGGCTGCCGACGCCAGGTCGCTTCCCATCGAGCGCCGGCTGCGCCACGTGATTGCCCGCCGGACCGCCGCCCGCCTGACCTCGGCGCCGGGAGCGGGCGCATCGCCGCACTCGATCCTCCGCAAGGGGCTGCTCAGCTACTCGGCCGCCCTGACGGCGATCGGCGCCAGCGTCGCCGTCGGCGTCATGCCCCACCCCGCCTCCCTGCGCCTGGCGAGCGGCCGGGATGTCCGGCATTCCGCGACCACCGCTCCGTCACCGTCGGCGTTGGGAGGTCCTCCCCTCACGGCACCGGCACCAGCACCGACGACGACAATCCCGGCCCCCGCTCCCCCGCCGACGCTCGCCACCACGACCACCACCGCTCGCAAGTGGCCTGCGCCGTCCGCGGCGGCGACCAGCGCCAGCGGCTCGGCGCTGCCATTGCCGCTCCAGTACCTGAAGAACGGCTCGGTCGACAATGGCGTCGACTACTCCGCCCCCGGCGGCACACCGCTCTACGCCATGGGCCCCGGCACCATCATCCAGGAGGGCATCGGCGGCTTCGGACCGAACGCCCCCGTACTGCGGATCACCTCGGGTGCGCTGGCGGGCAGGACCGTCTACTACGGCCATTCGGGGGCAGACCTCGTCCACGTCGGGGACCAGGTGGTCGCCGGCCAGCAGATCTCCATCGTGGGCTACGGCATCGTGGGCATCTCGAGTGGCCCGCACCTGGAGATCGGGTTCTGGCCGGTCGGCGGCTCGGGCGGCGGTCGGCCCATGCTCACCTACATCAACTCGGTGGTCGGTCACTCGACCGGGGGCTGA
- a CDS encoding ferritin-like domain-containing protein: MSTEDEVRSGTIDELAETVGAAEQHDAIHVVRSAPEVCFTWDYDRSRPQLAKLYEKAKTSMWNVSTDIDWDIDVDPAKIARDPTNPLMTTLNIDRAGTVFERLSEEEWYDIGAAQQAWTLSQFMHGEQGALICTAQIVETVPWIDAKYYAATQVMDEARHVEVYGKYLKEKLGLEFPINLHLRSLLDDVAGDPRWDMTYLGMQIMIEGLALAAFGFQYTYSIDPLLKQITRYVMADEARHVAFGVLSLKEAYAELGAAEIRERQEFCYEAAVRMRDRFLGQEVWESVGLPVRECCQVMLDSPVQREFRKVLFSKIVPNLKKLGLLDAGEGWLRRRFGELGVLEYEEWEDTGAEYDRMQLEASGA, translated from the coding sequence ATGTCCACGGAGGACGAGGTGCGCTCGGGCACCATCGACGAGCTGGCGGAGACCGTCGGGGCGGCCGAGCAGCACGACGCCATCCACGTGGTGCGGTCCGCGCCCGAGGTGTGCTTCACCTGGGACTACGACCGGTCCCGGCCCCAGCTGGCCAAGCTGTACGAGAAGGCCAAGACGTCGATGTGGAACGTCTCGACCGATATCGACTGGGACATCGACGTCGACCCGGCGAAGATCGCCCGGGACCCGACGAACCCCCTGATGACGACGCTCAACATCGACCGTGCCGGCACGGTTTTCGAGCGTCTGTCCGAGGAGGAGTGGTACGACATCGGAGCGGCCCAGCAGGCTTGGACGCTGTCGCAGTTCATGCACGGTGAGCAGGGCGCGCTGATCTGCACGGCGCAGATCGTGGAGACGGTCCCCTGGATCGACGCCAAGTACTACGCCGCGACTCAGGTCATGGACGAGGCCCGCCACGTCGAGGTGTACGGCAAGTACCTGAAGGAGAAGCTCGGCCTCGAGTTCCCCATCAACCTCCACCTGCGGAGCCTGCTCGACGACGTCGCGGGCGACCCCCGCTGGGACATGACCTACCTGGGGATGCAGATCATGATCGAGGGGCTGGCCCTGGCCGCCTTCGGGTTCCAGTACACCTACTCGATCGACCCCCTCCTCAAGCAGATCACCCGCTATGTGATGGCCGACGAGGCGCGCCACGTGGCCTTCGGCGTGCTCTCGCTGAAGGAGGCCTACGCCGAGCTGGGTGCGGCCGAGATCCGCGAGCGCCAGGAGTTCTGCTACGAGGCGGCTGTCCGCATGAGAGACCGCTTCCTCGGCCAGGAGGTGTGGGAGTCGGTCGGCCTCCCGGTGAGGGAGTGCTGCCAGGTCATGCTCGACTCGCCGGTGCAGCGCGAGTTTCGCAAGGTCTTGTTCTCGAAGATCGTTCCCAACCTCAAGAAGCTGGGCCTGCTCGACGCCGGCGAGGGCTGGCTGCGACGCCGCTTCGGCGAGCTCGGCGTGCTCGAATACGAGGAGTGGGAGGACACCGGGGCGGAGTACGACCGGATGCAGCTGGAGGCCAGCGGGGCCTGA
- a CDS encoding Fur family transcriptional regulator: MTRAVARSSEPSRPRSTPQKRALSAALEEADGFLSAQDLHAELRARGQRVGLTTVYNQLRALADAGQLDSLRAEDGEALYRRCGSEEHHHHLVCRTCGRTVEVGERSVERWAARVAAAEGFVDVAHTVEVVGTCPECARQLLEP; the protein is encoded by the coding sequence GTGACCAGGGCCGTCGCACGTTCCTCCGAGCCCAGCCGCCCGAGGTCGACACCGCAGAAGCGGGCGCTTTCGGCCGCGCTCGAGGAGGCCGATGGGTTCCTGAGCGCCCAGGACCTCCACGCCGAGCTGCGGGCGCGCGGCCAGCGGGTCGGGCTCACGACGGTGTACAACCAGCTGCGGGCGCTGGCCGACGCCGGCCAACTGGACAGCCTCCGGGCCGAGGACGGCGAGGCGCTCTACCGGCGCTGCGGCAGCGAGGAGCACCACCACCACCTGGTGTGCCGGACATGCGGCCGCACGGTGGAGGTCGGCGAGCGGTCAGTGGAGCGGTGGGCGGCACGGGTCGCCGCCGCCGAGGGCTTCGTTGACGTCGCCCACACGGTCGAGGTCGTGGGGACCTGTCCGGAGTGCGCGCGACAGCTCCTCGAGCCCTGA
- a CDS encoding DUF6328 family protein has protein sequence MSDLGASPGGAGGDSGGGARSPVTGAQEDPTARHHRQLIELLNELRVGLPGVQVLLAFLLTLPFTQHFSSLDAIQRDIYFLAVLTTALATTFLIAPSSYHRLRWRQHDKARMLETSNRLAIIGISFLALSISAVIYLITSVVYSSGVGAGVAGAFAGVVTWLWFGLPLSRRLQD, from the coding sequence ATGAGCGACCTCGGCGCCTCTCCCGGCGGAGCCGGGGGCGACAGCGGCGGCGGCGCCCGCTCTCCGGTGACGGGGGCGCAGGAGGACCCCACTGCGCGCCACCACCGGCAGCTCATCGAGCTGCTCAACGAGCTCCGGGTGGGCCTTCCCGGGGTCCAGGTCCTGCTCGCCTTCCTGCTGACCCTTCCCTTCACACAGCACTTCTCGAGCCTCGACGCCATCCAGCGCGACATCTACTTTCTCGCCGTCCTCACCACCGCATTGGCGACGACCTTCCTGATCGCGCCGTCCTCATACCACCGGCTCCGTTGGCGCCAGCACGACAAGGCGCGCATGCTGGAGACGTCCAATCGCCTGGCCATCATTGGCATCAGCTTCCTGGCCCTCAGCATCTCCGCCGTCATTTATCTGATCACCAGCGTGGTCTACAGCAGCGGCGTCGGCGCCGGCGTGGCCGGCGCCTTCGCCGGCGTGGTGACGTGGCTGTGGTTCGGGCTACCGCTGTCCCGCCGGCTACAGGACTGA